A window of Clostridium botulinum BKT015925 contains these coding sequences:
- a CDS encoding spore coat protein CotJB — protein sequence MDKMLYDNKSRNDLLRKITEVEFAAVDLNLYLDNHPEDSIALERFNEISRDAAKLRKAYEMSFGPLLNFGYSQSNSPWAWANDTWPWELEE from the coding sequence ATGGATAAAATGTTATATGACAATAAATCTCGCAATGATTTATTAAGAAAAATTACCGAAGTTGAATTTGCTGCTGTTGATTTAAATTTATATTTAGATAATCATCCTGAAGATTCAATAGCCTTAGAACGTTTTAACGAGATTTCTAGAGATGCTGCTAAATTAAGAAAAGCATATGAAATGAGTTTTGGTCCTTTGCTAAACTTTGGATATTCTCAAAGTAATTCTCCTTGGGCATGGGCAAATGATACATGGCCTTGGGAACTTGAAGAATAA
- a CDS encoding DUF4396 domain-containing protein → MKKLSIILSTILCVVLIIGPLGVLKDIIFPKIGINQENRVHLNTANTTRIVASTPEEMGLEISKILYPNNGKKNKPKSIILLESDNWQEVLSIVPVARKYKGTIITTNKTISLNLRNYINKIIPLGIQELNGTQIIIMGRDIPTLKNQLQNIKLKSTYIQYKTTDELQKIIYNMPGITSGEKYGFLVKDNDPLISIPSATWIANQGGVLLYANEKNQLYDSSKEILQKGVIKNVYVLAEKSLDGDGILKPYKAKANRIVAFNPESFAVKFAKLNDAENLMGWGSDRKRSDEGHNYILCSKENPMLAAIASQLSLKGRCGPMLWTEGKKLSPITENYLWRMKPNYWVKANEGPYNNIWIVGDNGVVNYGIQSKVDDAQGINSYKMMGKEGVSGIEVIAIIWSLIGLLGALWTGLHLFSRMRYLSTLTKMMWILTVLVLGPVGLWVYIISYVNSPWMKANNKVLCMRPIWKQVLVATVMGLSFGGASIITIQYLMTVRGLPLVILPEKAGVYLLGNPIIILMIISYIISFIINVYYFVPTMFIEIKDISYKHAKKEAFVPVVVSITSIFIGIALSIWWLSVVYSPKIPEEDYMLWWGFMYLSVLIGGVVSYIPNWLLVKYGKKLGIV, encoded by the coding sequence ATGAAAAAGCTATCAATTATATTGTCAACTATATTATGTGTTGTATTGATAATAGGACCTCTAGGCGTATTAAAAGATATTATATTTCCGAAGATAGGAATAAATCAAGAAAATAGGGTTCATTTAAATACGGCCAATACAACGAGAATAGTTGCATCAACACCAGAAGAGATGGGACTTGAAATATCAAAAATTTTATACCCTAATAATGGAAAGAAGAATAAACCAAAATCAATTATATTGTTAGAGTCAGATAATTGGCAGGAAGTATTATCAATTGTACCTGTTGCAAGAAAATATAAAGGAACAATTATTACTACAAATAAAACAATATCGTTAAATCTTCGCAATTATATAAATAAAATAATACCATTAGGAATACAAGAACTAAATGGAACTCAAATAATAATTATGGGAAGAGATATACCTACTTTAAAGAATCAATTACAAAATATAAAGTTAAAGTCTACATATATTCAATACAAGACAACAGATGAACTACAAAAAATAATTTATAACATGCCAGGCATTACAAGTGGGGAGAAATATGGATTTTTAGTCAAGGATAATGATCCTTTAATATCTATCCCTTCAGCTACATGGATTGCAAATCAAGGAGGAGTACTTTTATATGCAAATGAAAAAAATCAGTTATATGATTCCTCTAAAGAAATATTACAAAAGGGAGTTATAAAAAATGTATATGTTCTAGCAGAGAAGAGTCTTGACGGTGATGGAATTTTAAAGCCGTATAAGGCAAAAGCTAATAGGATTGTGGCCTTCAATCCAGAGTCATTTGCTGTTAAATTTGCAAAATTAAATGATGCCGAAAATTTGATGGGTTGGGGATCAGATAGAAAGAGAAGTGATGAAGGACATAATTACATATTATGTTCAAAAGAAAATCCAATGCTAGCTGCTATTGCATCACAACTATCATTAAAAGGAAGATGTGGTCCTATGTTGTGGACTGAAGGAAAAAAGTTATCGCCTATAACAGAAAATTATCTTTGGAGAATGAAACCTAATTATTGGGTAAAGGCTAATGAAGGTCCATATAATAATATTTGGATAGTGGGTGACAATGGAGTTGTTAACTATGGAATACAAAGTAAAGTAGATGATGCTCAAGGAATTAATTCATATAAAATGATGGGTAAAGAAGGAGTTAGTGGCATAGAAGTTATAGCTATAATATGGTCACTAATAGGATTGCTAGGAGCCTTATGGACTGGGCTTCATCTATTCTCAAGAATGCGATATTTATCAACTCTCACTAAGATGATGTGGATACTTACAGTGCTAGTTTTAGGCCCTGTAGGTCTATGGGTTTATATAATATCCTATGTTAATTCTCCATGGATGAAAGCAAATAATAAAGTGTTATGTATGAGACCAATATGGAAGCAGGTTTTGGTTGCAACAGTTATGGGGTTATCCTTTGGAGGAGCATCCATTATAACAATACAATATCTTATGACTGTTAGAGGATTACCTTTAGTTATATTACCAGAAAAGGCAGGGGTTTATTTATTAGGCAATCCAATAATAATTTTAATGATAATATCATATATAATCTCTTTTATTATAAATGTATACTATTTTGTGCCTACTATGTTTATTGAAATTAAAGATATTTCATATAAACATGCTAAAAAAGAGGCATTTGTACCTGTAGTTGTTTCAATAACTTCAATATTTATAGGAATTGCTCTTAGTATATGGTGGTTAAGTGTAGTATATTCTCCTAAAATTCCTGAAGAAGATTATATGCTTTGGTGGGGATTCATGTATTTATCAGTCTTAATAGGAGGAGTTGTATCATATATACCTAATTGGCTTTTAGTTAAGTATGGCAAAAAACTTGGTATTGTATAA
- a CDS encoding spore coat associated protein CotJA yields the protein MYQNFTPYPNPMHLLNSRYSMPQNCQMQLVKAYFASQPYTGIFRVDEALYKGTVFPNIYAAYPPAIGQFDNRRM from the coding sequence ATGTATCAAAATTTTACTCCCTATCCTAATCCAATGCATCTGCTTAATTCTAGATATTCAATGCCGCAAAATTGCCAAATGCAATTAGTTAAAGCTTACTTTGCAAGTCAACCTTATACAGGAATTTTTAGGGTAGATGAAGCATTATATAAGGGTACTGTATTTCCAAATATTTATGCTGCTTACCCTCCAGCAATAGGTCAATTTGATAATAGGAGGATGTAA